The Candidatus Desulfofervidus auxilii DNA segment CCTTTACTTGTTTTTAAGAATAAACAAAAATGATTATTATCTTTACTCCATAAACACTCCACTTTCCCTCCTTCTAAAAGTTGACCTGTTTTAGAAAAAAGTAGATAAATTTCTTCAAAAAAAAATTCCTCTTCAACCTGAGATACCTTCCCTGCAAGTTTTTTCTCAATACTTTCCAAATAATTTTTTGTCTCATCCTGTTGTCTAACTGCTTCTAAAAATAGATACTCATAAGGAAGATCAATCTCCTGTTCAGGGAAGGAAACATTGTTTTCAAACAAGAATTCTCCTTTTTTTAAACTTATCAATTTATAAAAGGCCTTTTCTCCTTTTACATTGCCCATGTGAGCGGCGATTATTTGTCCGTTTTTCAAAAAAATCTCTCCTATTTTAGTTTTATCGTTATATAAAGATAAACATCCGCTCTTTTTTTCTTGATAACAGAGTTGTATCACAGTGGACACTGAGATAATATCTATGTCACCTTTTAACATAATTTTATATTAAGCCAAATTCCACTTGCTTTTTGAGCCAGAGAGATTTCACATCTAAAGCAGGAAAGTTTCCTTCTGATGTTTCTATCTTATCTTCCATCTTCCTGCCCTTGATTACTTCCTTTAAGGGCTGATTTACAAATATAACTCCATAATTTTCCATATCTGGAATTTTTACTACCACAGCAGCATGGTATTCTCCTTCAGTATCCGTTTCGGGTTGGAGCACATTAAGAAACATATTTTCTAATTCGCCCTTTTTCTTTTCTTTCAACTCTCCTGTAAGTCCCTTAGTAATAGGATTTAAAAAACTCCCAATTTGACCAAATTTAATTAAAGGTTTTTGCACTAATTTTTTTGCTTTTTTTGAAGAAATTTTATACACATTTATTACTACTTCAGTAGGAAGAGCAAATCTTTCTTCACCTATACCTATAAGGTAAAAAGGAACTTCTTCTATTTCTTCAGTTTCTGAGGTTTCTGGTAATTTAATAGGAGTTTCTTCTGGAGATGGAATCCTTTCAGAACTAGCTATTAATCTCTGTAAGATTCTTTGATTTTCTTCAATTTTAATGTTTATTTCGTGCAACTTAGTTTCTACTGTTTCTATTATTTTTTCGGTCAAGACTTTTATTTCTTTAGGCCTTTCACTGGGGGTTTCTGAAAAAGTAGGGGAGGGGGATTGGGTCTTTAAATCCTGATACTGCCTATAAAAATCCTGAATTAAGCCTTCCTTTTCCGAAGGTTTTGTCTCAGAAGAAAGAATTAAAGGTAACTTATCTGTCATAGTGGTAAATAACTCAGAAATATTTTCAAATTTCAATAGAGCCCTGGTCATGTTTTCAAGCATTTTTAAATAAGTTTGGGTGTGTTTATCTACCCTAGAAAACAACTCTTTACAATCAGATATAATTTCTTCACCTAGAGTTTTGTCTTTAGACTGAATAAAACTTTCTAATTTCTCCTGAAATGAAGAAGGTAAAGATTCTTTTTGAGTTGTTTCTTCTACCAAAATATCTTGAAAAGAAGCAACTTCCTCATTTAATTCTTTCTCCCATTCTTCTAAAGAAATTTCTGGGGATTTTTCTTTTTTATCCATCTCAGCCTCCTGCGACTTTTACCATTCCTTTCGGAAAGATAAGCTTTCTAATTACTGACTGAATGGTAAGTTTTGCCGCTGTTTTTAAGGTTTCAAATACATTATAACCTGTCAGGGCACTAGCAGGAAAAGATGGTGCTTTAAGTTCTGCATTTAAATCGTTCTCTAAAGTATCTATATCTAATAAAGGTATACCATTTTCAGCTAAGTCTCTTTTATTCCACTGGAATACTAGAGGTATATCCTCCAACCTTAAATTGTGATAAGCTAAATTTTTTTTCAGATTTTCTAGGCTTTCTATATTAGCCTCCCTCCTTGCTAAAATAGAATCCGCAGTAAAAATAAGCCCATCTACTCCTTTTAACACTAATTTTCTAGTCGCGTCATAGATTACTTGGCCCGGGGTAGTATAAATCTGGAGCTTTAAATCAAGACCGTGTATCTTACCCAATTCTATGGGAAAAAAATCGAAAAAAAGTGTTCTATCTCCTTTAGTATTTATAGTAATTAATTTACTAGTCAATCTATCTTTTAGTTTTTCCTGAAGCTTGTTATAGATATACACTAAATTTGTGGTTTTCCCACTTCTCCCAGGGCCGTAATATACAATTTTGACTTGAATTATCCTTTCTTTCAAATTGACCAAGGCCATAGATTTTTTATTCCTCTAACAACCTTTGGATTTCCTTCTTAATACTTTCTACCTTCAGACGAAGTAATCCCAGTGAAACATAGGGTTTAAAAAGAACAATAAGTAGTATCTCAGGAGATATTCTAGTAAAATGAATATTTTCTTTCTGTCCACGATGAAATAAAAGAGAAAATTCTTCTTCGCCTATAAGACGAGCAATCTCTTTAGTAGCCGCAAAATTAGCCGCAGCCAATACTGCCAGACTGGTAGCATCTACAGCCCCTTCTCCATTTTTGCAAATAAGATTACCTGCCATATCTGTAAGAAGGGTATAGCTTGCTCCTCCTTCCTTTATCAGTTTGGTTAAAAGGCCTCCTAACTGGCTTAACTTATCTTCTTCTAAAACTAAATTCATATCAAAACCCCTTATTTTTCATACTCCATTTGTATTTTTAAGTCAAGCCTGCAAGTTACCAAAGATTATGTCGGATAATAAATATTATGTCAAATTTAGTTACCAAGTGGCGGGGGCAGTTTATACTCAAAGAGACGGTTGACAAAATGTAGTTTTTCACTCTAAATTTAGGAGTCATAAATTAAAAGGGAGTGCAACATGAAAAAAATACAAAAGAGAATGTATTATTTATTTGTCTTGGGAGTTTTTTTATGTGAAAGTTGTACCACCACAAAAACTATATTTGTTCCCCCTCTGAAAAAGGAACCTACTGTTTATCAAATCTATCAAGTTGTTCTGGATACCTTTCAAGATTTAGCAGTGCCGGTTGAATTTCAAGACCCTCCTTATTCCTTAGAAACTTCTTGGATATATTGGCCACCTAGTGCATACAACAAAATTTTGGGGTTTCCTCTTACCTGGTGGAAATACCGGGTAATAACTAGTGAAAAAACAATTATATTAGAAGCCAAAGGACGGGGATTTAGTTTAACTACCCTATTTTTAGTGAATTTTATACCTGCTCCGGTTAGCTGGATAAGCAAGATGTTGGAAGATAATTTAAAGGCTTTAGATATAAATATTGAAACCCGTATAATCTTTAACTAAATTAGAGAAAAATATGTCTATTTCTCGGAAAATTCAGGGTTTTATAGAATCTGCCTCCTGGATTAGGAAGATGTTTGAAGATGGTGCCTATTTAAAACAAAAATATGGGGCTGAAAATGTATTTGATTTTAGTTTAGGAAATCCTCATTTAGAGCCCCCTGAAGAATTTTATATTGCCTTAAAAGAAGAATCAGAAATTCATAGGCCTCTTCAACATGGCTATATGCCAAATGCTGGTTTTTGGGAAACTAGAGAAGCCATTGCTAATTATCTTACCCAGGAACACCATATAGAGTTCTCTCCTCATGAAATAATAATGACTTGTGGTGCTGCTGGGGCATTAAATGTTATCTTAAAATCCATTTTGGAGCCAGGAGAAAAAGTCATTGTCCCTCTACCTTATTTTGTGGAATATAAGTTTTACATTGATAATCATGGTGGAATAATAAAAACTATACCTACCAAAGAAACATTTGATCTAGATATAGAAGCCATTGAGAAACATTTAGATTTAAATACTAAGGCCATTTTGGTTAACTCTCCTAATAATCCTACAGGACAAATTTATCCCGAAGATACTTTAAAAGAACTGGCTGATTTACTTTATCAGCATAAAGAAAAATATAATCGTATTGTCTATCTTATTATGGATGAACCATACCGAAAATTGATTTATGACAATGAAAAATTACCTAATATATTTCAAATTTATTCAGAGACTATATTAGCCACTTCCTTTTCCAAAGACCTTTCTTTAGCTGGAGAAAGAATTGGTTATTTAGGCATTCACCCTCAAGCTACATATAAAAAAGAGCTTATAGAAGCAGCCATTTTAGCCAATCGGATATTAGGATTTGTCAACGCCCCTGCATTGATGCAAAGAGTAATCAAACATATTTTAAATACTTCAGTAGACATAGAGCGCTATAAACGCAACCGGGATTTTTTATGTAATGGCCTTGCTGAGTGTGGTTTTTCTTTTCTACTTCCTAAGGGTGCCTTTTATGTATTTCCTAAAACCCCTATTGCTGATGATATAACTTTTGTAAAGGCATTACAAAAAGAACTTATCCTGGCTGTCCCTGGGAGTGGTTTTGGTGCACCAGGATACTTCCGCCTGGCCTTTTGTGTAGAGGAAAAAGTAATAGAAAATGCCCTTCCCCATTTTCGGAAAATAGCCAAGGAATTTGGGCTGTCAAAATAATGTCAAAGGTCAAAACTCAAATGAAAGACAATAGACAGTAGACACCAGGAAATATCTATAGT contains these protein-coding regions:
- a CDS encoding DUF4388 domain-containing protein, which translates into the protein MLKGDIDIISVSTVIQLCYQEKKSGCLSLYNDKTKIGEIFLKNGQIIAAHMGNVKGEKAFYKLISLKKGEFLFENNVSFPEQEIDLPYEYLFLEAVRQQDETKNYLESIEKKLAGKVSQVEEEFFFEEIYLLFSKTGQLLEGGKVECLWSKDNNHFCLFLKTSKGIIKINLLPHVGLEELIFKIKEIVKED
- a CDS encoding GTP-binding protein, producing MALVNLKERIIQVKIVYYGPGRSGKTTNLVYIYNKLQEKLKDRLTSKLITINTKGDRTLFFDFFPIELGKIHGLDLKLQIYTTPGQVIYDATRKLVLKGVDGLIFTADSILARREANIESLENLKKNLAYHNLRLEDIPLVFQWNKRDLAENGIPLLDIDTLENDLNAELKAPSFPASALTGYNVFETLKTAAKLTIQSVIRKLIFPKGMVKVAGG
- a CDS encoding roadblock/LC7 domain-containing protein translates to MNLVLEEDKLSQLGGLLTKLIKEGGASYTLLTDMAGNLICKNGEGAVDATSLAVLAAANFAATKEIARLIGEEEFSLLFHRGQKENIHFTRISPEILLIVLFKPYVSLGLLRLKVESIKKEIQRLLEE
- a CDS encoding pyridoxal phosphate-dependent aminotransferase, which gives rise to MSISRKIQGFIESASWIRKMFEDGAYLKQKYGAENVFDFSLGNPHLEPPEEFYIALKEESEIHRPLQHGYMPNAGFWETREAIANYLTQEHHIEFSPHEIIMTCGAAGALNVILKSILEPGEKVIVPLPYFVEYKFYIDNHGGIIKTIPTKETFDLDIEAIEKHLDLNTKAILVNSPNNPTGQIYPEDTLKELADLLYQHKEKYNRIVYLIMDEPYRKLIYDNEKLPNIFQIYSETILATSFSKDLSLAGERIGYLGIHPQATYKKELIEAAILANRILGFVNAPALMQRVIKHILNTSVDIERYKRNRDFLCNGLAECGFSFLLPKGAFYVFPKTPIADDITFVKALQKELILAVPGSGFGAPGYFRLAFCVEEKVIENALPHFRKIAKEFGLSK